Proteins from a single region of Dictyostelium discoideum AX4 chromosome 5 chromosome, whole genome shotgun sequence:
- the gins1 gene encoding GINS complex subunit 1: MFTKTAIELIKELRGTDSIPHYNDTSIKATIDEMIALYEDLIKTITEHKEQKKEPFYLQHAITFHNSINRDKRCILAYLNERLNRIKEYRWSSGQSLLPDQLKERLSQNEIQFFSEYDKILTEYNSKVGLDLTIDPQPPKELYIEVRVIKELGEVVLNSGCTVNLNLNTTHFLKRSDITNLVKNGSLEHII, encoded by the exons ATGTTTACAAAAACagcaattgaattaattaaagaattaagaGGAACAGATTCAATACCTCATTATAAT GATACATCAATTAAGGCGACCATCGATGAAATGATAGCATTATATGAAGATTTGATTAAAACTATTAC tgAACAtaaagaacaaaaaaaagaaccattttatttacaaCATGCAATTACATTtcataatagtattaatagaGATAAAAGATGTATTTTAgcttatttaaatgaaagaTTGAATAGAATTAAAGAGTACAGGTGGAGTTCAGGTCAAAGTTTATTACCagatcaattaaaagagaGATTATCacaaaatgaaattcaattcttttcagaatatgataaaattttaacagAATACAATTCAAAGGTTGGTTTAGATTTAACAATTGATCCACAACCACCTAAAGAATTATATATTGAAGTTAGAGTAATTAAAGAACTTGGTGAAGTAGTTTTAAACTCTGGATGTactgtaaatttaaatttaaatacaactcattttttaaaaagatctGATATTACAAATCTTGTAAAAAATGGTTCACTTGAAcatataatttaa